A genomic stretch from Mycosarcoma maydis chromosome 3, whole genome shotgun sequence includes:
- a CDS encoding putative homoserine dehydrogenase codes for MSATQGINVAIIGVGLVGTSVIQQLTTVSSLASKLHIVALQNSKKTLLSTPTSPISLTGSADWKTLLANSATSALALPDLVLELQKITRDSGRHTAVVDNTSDETVAAFYPHFLAAGLSVVTPNKKAFSGPIELYQDILKYKTNDLVGSNGALVYQESTVGAGLPIISTLSDLVNTGDEITKIEGVFSGTLSYIFNEFSTPKGGDKKFSDIVKFAKENGYTEPHPNDDLSGSDVARKLAILSRLVPELKDALPQGYLSVPTHSLTPPPLADVASGEEYVKRLPEFDVDYDKLNKEAFDAGSVLRYVGVIDVQKKEIKASLETYPATHPFASSLSGSDNIIAFHTKRYSARPLLVQGSGAGADVTAMGVVADLIKIAERRS; via the coding sequence ATGTCAGCAACTCAGGGAATCAACGTAGCCATCATCGGCGTCGGCCTCGTAGGCACTTCGGTCATCCAGCAGCTTACCACCGTTTCTTCTCTCGCGTCGAAACTGCACATTGTAGCGCTTCAAAACAGCAAAAAGACACTTCTCAGCACGCCCACCTCTCCCATCTCTCTCACCGGCTCTGCTGACTGGAAGACTCTGCTTGCCAACAGCGCTACTTCggctcttgctcttcccGATCTCGTTCTCGAGCTTCAAAAGAtcactcgcgactcggGACGCCATACCGCCGTAGTCGATAACACATCGGACGAAACGGTGGCCGCTTTCTACCCTCAttttcttgctgctggtctGAGCGTTGTCACTCCTAACAAGAAAGCTTTTTCGGGACCTATTGAGCTGTACCAAGATATCCTCAAGTACAAGACGAACGACCTGGTTGGCTCCAATGGTGCACTGGTGTACCAGGAGTCGACGGTGGGTGCTGGTTTGCCCATCATCTCTACGCTCAGCGATCTGGTCAACACCGGCGACGAGATCACAAAGATTGAGGGTGTCTTTTCGGGAACGCTTTCATACATCTTTAACGAATTCTCAACTCCCAAGGGTGGAGATAAGAAGTTTTCGGACATTGTCAAGTTTGCCAAGGAGAATGGTTACACGGAGCCCCACCCGAACGATGACTTGTCGGGATCGGACGTCGCTCGTAAActcgccatcctctccAGGCTGGTGCCTGAGCTGAAAGATGCTCTTCCTCAGGGATACCTGAGCGTGCCCACGCACTCATTGACCCCGCCACCGCTAGCCGATGTTGCTTCGGGCGAAGAATATGTCAAGCGCCTTCCGGAGTTCGACGTTGACTACGATAAGCTGAACAAGGAAGCCTTCGATGCAGGATCGGTGCTGCGCTACGTCGGTGTGATCGATGTCCAGAAGAAGGAGATCAAGGCATCATTGGAAACATACCCAGCTACCCATCCGTTCGCATCGTCGCTCAGCGGTTCGGACAACATCATCGCCTTCCACACAAAGAGGTACTCGGCCCGTCCACTGTTGGTCCAAGGCTccggtgctggtgctgatgTTACGGCGATGGGTGTTGTTGCCGACCTCATCAAGATTGCCGAGCGTCGTTCGTAG
- a CDS encoding uncharacterized protein (related to N-carbamoyl-L-amino acid hydrolase): MLFRPLLAARAASRDFASARALARHGASMAIRWYTPGTLKINAERMMKTLHDTCEWGSAHRYGPGSFETGMARLTLDENDASVRRWLADEATKLGCSVTVDEMGNMFMVKQAKRSGHPTAMGSHLDTQPTGGRYDGILGIMAGLEALRTLNDHNVETEFPVALVNWTNEEGARFPQSIVGSGVWCGDVPLERAWMLQDVKDRALTMKSELSKIGFLGETRCSHEATPLAAHFELHIEQGPILEASGKKVGIVQGGQAYKWFDISLRGRECHTGSTPFETRSDAMLCASKIIVESNRIAKEHKGLASTGILRLSPGSVNTCAGHVLFTLDVRHPSTDRLTALCSEIEAAAHRIASQESEKGCQVDWVETFHSPAITFHPDCISSVRKAVEVNCGAEQGVDIYSGAGHDTCSTSKVCPSSMIFIPSKDGISHNPREYSSPEDCAIGAQVLMDAALLYDAQRKG, from the exons ATGCTGTTCAGACCTCTCTTGGCCGCTCGCGCAGCCTCGAGGGACTTTGCCTCGGCTCGCGCCCTGGCGCGACACGGTGCGAGCATGGCTATTCGTTGGTACACACCCGGAACACTGAAAATCAATGCGGAGCGTATGATGAAGACGCTTCACGATACATGCGAATGGGGCTCAGCGCACCGATATGGCCCTGGCTCATTCGAAACAGGGATGGCTCGGCTCACGCTAGACGAGAATGATGCTAGTGTTCGACGCTGGTTGGCGGACGAAGCGACGAAGTTGGGTTGCTCAGTGACTGTGGACGAGATGGGCAACATGTTCATGGTgaagcaagccaagcgatCCGGGCATCCGACTGCTATGGGAAGCCATCTCGACACGCAGCCGACCGGTGGGAGGTACGATGGCATTCTTGGTATCATGGCCGGCCTGGAGGCGCTGCGTACATTGAACGATCACAATGTGGAGACAGAGTTTCCGGTGGCTTTGGTCAACTGGACCAACGAGGAAGGTGCGCGCTTTCCGCAGTCGATCGTAGGATCAGGCGTATGGTGTGGTGACGTACCTCTTGAAAGGGCGTGGATGCTGCAGGATGTCAAGGATCGCGCCTTGACGATGAAGTCCGAGCTGTCCAAAATTGGATTCTTGGGGGAAACACGCTGCAGCCACGAGGCAACACCGCTAGCTGCACACTTTGAGCTGCATATCGAGCAGGGGCCGATTCTGGAAGCAAGCGGTAAGAAGGTGGGCATCGTTCAAGGAGGTCAAGCGTACAAGTGGTTCGACATCAGCCTTCGCGGTCGAGAGTGTCATACTGGTTCAACGCCGTTTGAGACGCGGTCAGATGCGATGCTGTGTGCGTCAAAGATCATCGTCGAGAGTAATCGCATTGCCAAGGAGCACAAAGGACTCGCTAGCACT GGCATCCTACGTCTATCGCCAGGCAGCGTCAATACCTGTGCAGGCCATGTGCTTTTCACGCTCGATGTGAGGCATCCTTCGACGGACAGACTGACTGCGCTCTGCAgtgagatcgaggcggCTGCACATCGGATAGCGTCGCAAGAAAGCGAGAAGGGGTGTCAAGTGGATTGGGTCGAAACATTCCACAGTCCGGCGATCACGTTTCATCCTGATTGCATCTCGAGCGTGCGTAAAGCGGTGGAGGTCAATTGCGGTGCCGAGCAGGGAGTAGACATCTACAGCGGGGCAGGACACGACACATGTTCGACAAGCAAGGTTTGCCCTTCGAGCATGATCTTTATTCCTAGCAAGGATGGCATCTCGCATAATCCAAGAGAGTACTCGTCGCCAGAAGACTGCGCGATTGGAGCCCAAGTGCTGATGGACGCTGCGCTGCTGTACGACGCTCAACGGAAAGGATAA
- a CDS encoding riboflavin synthase (related to RIB5 - riboflavin synthase, alpha chain) has translation MFTGIVELLAPIIDISPQDASKSGGGGYSMTIGKSAAILKDCHIGDSIAVNGTCLTVTEFDASESNDGGYFKIGVAPETLKKTNLGDLKVGDAVNCERAMDAHTRFGGHFVQGHVDTTALIRSVVPNGNALTITLRLQYKPDSLPLPSTLSPYLIPKGYVTLDGASLTLIEVSPATGGLLPSNSTAGDIRQDAQTPKKEIVEFNVMLIAHTQEVIGLSKKKPGDTVNVELDMVGKYVHRAVLGSLERDAEEHADAVNSLDAGREAVGHAVGPASSQALEGMVERIVRKVLSEQK, from the exons ATGTTCACAGGAATCG TCGAGCTTCTGGCTCCTATCATTGATATCTCGCCTCAAGATGCATCGAAGtcaggaggaggaggctATTCGATGACCATCGGTAAATCTGCCGCCATCCTCAAGGACTGTCATATCGGAGATAGCATCGCCGTCAACGGCACGTGTCTTACCGTCACAGAATTTGACGCTTCGGAATCCAACGACGGTGGATACTTCAAAATAGGTGTGGCACCTGAAACACTCAAGAAGACCAATTTGGGAGATCTCAAAGTGGGTGATGCGGTCAACTGTGAACGTGCAATGGATGCACACACTCGCTTTGGCGGACACTTTGTCCAGGGTCACGTTGACACTACGGCCCTTATCCGATCGGTCGTACCCAATGGGAATGCGCTCACGATCACCTTGAGGCTGCAGTATAAGCCTGActctctgcctctgccatCCACTCTCTCGCCATACCTGATTCCCAAAGGCTACGTGACCCTCGACGGCGCCTCTTTGACATTGATCGAGGTATCACCCGCGACAGGCGGTCTGCTGCCTTCCAACTCAACAGCGGGCGATATCCGACAAGATGCGCAGACGCCCAAGAAGGAAATTGTCGAGTTCAACGTGATGCTCATCGCGCATACGCAGGAGGTGATTGGACTGAGCAAAAAGAAGCCTGGGGACACGGTGAATGTGGAACTCGACATGGTGGGCAAGTACGTACACCGCGCTGTGCTGGGCTCGCTCGAACGGGATGCAGAGGAGCATGCTGACGCTGTCAACAGCCTTGATGCCGGAAGAGAGGCAGTCGGGCATGCGGTGGGTCCTGCTTCGTCCCAGGCTCTCGAAGGTATGGTCGAGAGGATAGTTCGAAAGGTGCTTAGCGAGCAAAAGTAG